In Bacteroidota bacterium, a single genomic region encodes these proteins:
- a CDS encoding class I SAM-dependent methyltransferase, giving the protein MDKSEKAVSVFNKLAVEYQARFMDVSLYHDTFDFFCETISTPNASVLDIACGPGNITKYLLQKRPDFSLLGIDLAPNMLALAQENNPSARFQLLDAREISKLTQQQDGIMCGFCLPYLSKAEALKLIQDASQLLHTGGLLYLSTMEDDYEKSGLKKGSSGDELFMHYHQADYLCAALLKNSLKLLKLDRKVIETADAPTVIDLILIAQKQA; this is encoded by the coding sequence ATGGATAAATCCGAAAAAGCCGTATCCGTTTTCAACAAGTTAGCCGTCGAATATCAAGCTCGCTTTATGGATGTGAGCCTCTATCACGACACCTTCGATTTTTTTTGCGAAACTATTTCCACTCCCAATGCGAGCGTTTTAGACATTGCCTGCGGACCGGGCAACATTACAAAATACCTGCTTCAAAAGCGCCCTGATTTTTCGCTTCTTGGGATTGATTTAGCTCCAAACATGCTTGCTTTGGCGCAGGAAAATAACCCATCCGCGCGTTTTCAGCTACTGGATGCGCGTGAAATTTCAAAGCTAACGCAGCAACAGGATGGAATTATGTGTGGCTTTTGTTTGCCTTATCTTTCAAAAGCTGAAGCACTGAAGCTTATTCAGGATGCCTCTCAATTACTTCACACAGGAGGCCTGCTTTATTTAAGTACCATGGAGGACGATTACGAAAAATCGGGATTGAAAAAGGGAAGTTCGGGTGACGAACTATTTATGCATTATCACCAAGCCGACTACCTTTGTGCGGCGCTGCTTAAAAACAGTTTAAAGCTCCTAAAACTTGATCGAAAAGTAATAGAAACAGCCGATGCTCCAACGGTGATTGATTTAATTCTTATAGCCCAAAAACAGGCCTAG
- a CDS encoding type IV secretory system conjugative DNA transfer family protein produces MKIIEQLLILFIKLLESIFKGIFEFIQFAWTAIPKKKDSYNAEFVSARTLLSSREYGFCLTGRRNLSVKNSYQNSLIIGGTGTGKSSVVLFPSLYTMKGSFVIHDPSGELFSKSAGFLKQRGYEIKVLNFANPNNSSGYNPLVRAQSSSDIQKVASLLIENALGGKSKDPFWNSQATSLLAMLITILKKQAPEFQNLYNVRQLLNRLGGNPESVDALFSEYADEILFAEYKSFIAYDDKVVSGVIATCKAALQLFNDESIAKVTSTDSLDLIEFRNKPTALFIQNSVADQKYYSVLTSLFFEQFFAFLLSRFPNEKEKDIFLLIDEASSLYLPTLSLAVANVRKHRSGIMLLVQDFNQLVNHYGKNNADAIKSNCFAKMYFTGTSLETAKELEQTLGRYEYKDEKERTVVRPLMTNDEIRTMKDTQAILICGHHQPIMARLKPYYRQSKFKDFSNIQAPEIIGQLASESIPVLPLNQKVNEQKEQ; encoded by the coding sequence ATGAAAATCATAGAACAACTCCTCATACTCTTTATAAAACTTCTAGAAAGTATTTTCAAAGGAATCTTCGAGTTTATACAATTCGCTTGGACTGCTATTCCTAAAAAGAAGGATAGCTACAATGCAGAATTTGTAAGTGCTAGAACACTGCTATCAAGCAGAGAATATGGCTTCTGCCTCACAGGCAGAAGAAATTTATCAGTTAAAAATTCGTATCAGAATTCGCTCATCATTGGAGGCACTGGTACAGGAAAATCAAGCGTGGTACTCTTTCCCTCACTTTACACTATGAAAGGAAGTTTTGTCATTCACGATCCATCGGGTGAACTTTTTTCAAAAAGTGCAGGATTCTTAAAGCAAAGAGGATATGAAATAAAAGTACTGAACTTTGCTAATCCAAATAATTCTTCTGGTTACAATCCACTTGTCAGAGCGCAAAGCTCATCGGATATTCAGAAGGTTGCTTCACTCTTAATTGAAAATGCATTAGGAGGAAAAAGCAAAGACCCTTTTTGGAATTCTCAAGCGACATCCTTGCTTGCCATGCTTATCACCATCTTGAAAAAACAAGCACCCGAATTTCAAAATCTTTACAATGTAAGGCAACTCTTAAACCGATTAGGTGGAAATCCTGAATCAGTAGATGCTTTGTTTTCAGAATACGCAGATGAAATTCTGTTTGCTGAATACAAATCCTTTATCGCTTATGATGACAAAGTTGTAAGTGGAGTCATTGCAACTTGCAAAGCTGCGCTTCAACTTTTCAATGATGAATCCATTGCAAAAGTTACATCAACTGATAGCCTTGACCTTATCGAATTTAGAAACAAACCAACAGCATTGTTCATACAAAATTCAGTTGCCGACCAAAAATATTATTCTGTCTTAACCTCACTTTTCTTCGAACAATTCTTTGCTTTCCTTCTATCACGCTTTCCTAATGAAAAGGAGAAGGATATTTTCTTGTTAATTGATGAAGCATCATCACTCTACCTTCCAACATTATCACTAGCAGTTGCCAATGTCAGAAAGCACCGCTCAGGAATCATGCTCTTGGTACAAGATTTTAATCAATTGGTAAATCATTATGGAAAGAATAATGCAGATGCTATCAAATCGAACTGTTTTGCAAAAATGTATTTCACTGGAACTTCTCTAGAAACAGCGAAAGAGTTAGAACAAACCTTAGGAAGATATGAATACAAAGATGAAAAGGAAAGAACGGTAGTTCGACCACTCATGACTAATGATGAAATCAGAACAATGAAAGATACCCAAGCTATCTTGATTTGTGGACACCATCAACCCATAATGGCGAGACTTAAACCTTACTACCGACAGTCGAAGTTTAAAGACTTTAGCAACATTCAAGCTCCGGAGATTATCGGGCAACTAGCTTCTGAAAGCATTCCTGTATTACCCCTAAATCAAAAAGTAAATGAGCAAAAGGAACAATAA
- a CDS encoding TonB-dependent receptor: MKSFILFLSMALPSIAMAQTLSTIRGSVYEMNGQSKEFLTGVNIVVVGTTEGSTSDSSGSFEINTAQEFPVRLAISYVGYSRDTFKITEHTATQVNIELKKSITLKEAIVEGRIESTAISTLTPINTTTITSGELLKAACCNLSESFETNPVVDVNQTDAVTGAKQIQMLGLDGIYTQIQSENVPLIRGLSAAYGLGFTPGPWIESIQINKGVGSVINGYEGITGQLNIELKKPQTAEAVFINGYVNHEGREELNIQLANRFKKNTSGELLLHGSTQVKKVDHNGDGFLDQPLYQQLNAYNRWHFGIPNKLEAQVGLRALYDDKQGGQNRFNYSNDFGKQTNYGVGINNKLIELFTKTGTINAAKPYKSFALITSTRLHLQDSYFGLKTYSARQESFYANTIYQTIISDTRHYIRGGLSFNYNNYFEKINGLPLRTQELVPGAYAEYTYNDLQQFSLVAGVREDYHNSFGFYLTPRLHLKYNFTQLTSLRLSGGRGWRTARVYAENTGAFASSRTINAAMDLRPEVAWNSGINFTHKFRLFAREAVFNVDYYYTFFENQVVLDMEEIHEIRFYNLNGKSYAHYVQGEITTEPIPNFTVLLAYKHNETATNYSGTLRQRPFVPRDKGLLNVEYKTKNKKWSMNATAKVFGYSRIPSGGIIHHGNEIPLRSKPYSLYAAQVSYFLMRFDVYVGAENIGNFTQHNPIIDAESPFSSSFDASLVWGPLMGRLMYIGFRWKPFSSKK, translated from the coding sequence ATGAAAAGTTTTATTTTATTCCTGTCGATGGCATTACCATCCATTGCAATGGCGCAAACATTAAGCACCATCCGCGGAAGCGTGTACGAAATGAATGGGCAAAGTAAAGAGTTTCTTACCGGTGTCAACATTGTTGTAGTGGGCACTACAGAAGGTTCAACTAGCGATAGTAGCGGTAGTTTTGAAATAAACACTGCACAAGAATTTCCTGTAAGGTTGGCTATAAGTTATGTGGGATACAGCAGAGACACCTTCAAAATTACGGAACACACCGCCACTCAAGTGAATATTGAATTAAAAAAATCAATCACGTTAAAGGAGGCCATTGTAGAAGGGCGCATTGAATCAACCGCCATTTCCACACTCACACCGATCAACACTACTACCATTACCAGTGGCGAATTATTAAAAGCCGCTTGTTGTAATTTGTCCGAAAGTTTTGAAACCAATCCGGTGGTGGATGTTAATCAAACCGATGCTGTTACCGGGGCAAAGCAAATTCAAATGTTGGGCTTGGATGGAATTTACACGCAGATACAAAGTGAAAACGTGCCCTTGATTCGTGGTTTATCTGCAGCCTATGGCTTAGGTTTTACGCCCGGGCCTTGGATTGAATCCATTCAAATTAACAAAGGCGTGGGTTCCGTAATTAATGGCTATGAAGGCATCACGGGGCAACTCAATATTGAGCTTAAAAAACCGCAAACAGCAGAAGCTGTTTTTATTAATGGCTATGTAAATCACGAAGGGCGCGAAGAGCTGAACATTCAACTGGCCAATCGTTTTAAGAAAAACACCAGCGGTGAACTCTTGTTGCACGGGAGCACGCAAGTTAAAAAAGTGGACCACAACGGCGATGGCTTTTTAGATCAACCACTCTATCAACAATTAAATGCATACAACCGTTGGCATTTTGGTATACCCAATAAACTCGAGGCACAGGTTGGGCTGCGTGCTTTGTATGACGATAAACAAGGTGGGCAAAACCGCTTTAACTATTCTAACGACTTTGGAAAGCAAACAAATTACGGGGTTGGAATCAACAATAAACTAATTGAATTATTCACGAAAACCGGAACCATAAATGCGGCTAAACCTTATAAAAGTTTTGCGCTCATTACCTCCACACGGCTGCATTTGCAAGACAGTTATTTTGGATTAAAAACATATTCGGCAAGGCAAGAGTCGTTTTATGCCAATACGATTTACCAAACCATAATAAGCGATACCCGACATTACATTAGAGGCGGACTCAGCTTTAACTACAACAACTATTTCGAAAAAATTAATGGCTTACCTTTGCGCACACAAGAGCTTGTTCCGGGGGCTTATGCCGAATATACCTACAACGATTTGCAGCAGTTTTCGCTGGTTGCGGGTGTACGAGAAGATTATCACAATTCCTTTGGTTTTTATCTTACTCCACGCCTTCACCTTAAATATAATTTTACTCAACTTACTTCCCTTCGCCTGAGTGGTGGAAGAGGCTGGCGCACCGCACGTGTGTATGCCGAAAACACAGGGGCTTTTGCTTCTTCACGTACGATAAATGCTGCTATGGATTTGCGTCCTGAGGTGGCTTGGAATTCCGGAATTAATTTCACGCACAAGTTCAGATTATTTGCTCGTGAAGCTGTTTTTAATGTGGATTACTACTATACCTTTTTCGAAAACCAAGTGGTACTTGATATGGAGGAAATTCACGAAATTCGTTTTTATAACCTCAACGGAAAATCTTATGCACACTATGTTCAAGGTGAGATAACAACAGAGCCAATACCAAATTTCACGGTCTTGCTTGCTTATAAACACAATGAAACAGCTACGAATTATTCGGGCACGCTGCGGCAACGACCATTTGTGCCACGCGATAAGGGCTTGCTGAATGTGGAATACAAAACGAAAAATAAAAAATGGAGCATGAATGCAACTGCAAAAGTTTTTGGATACAGTCGTATTCCTTCGGGTGGGATAATTCATCATGGAAATGAAATTCCGTTGCGCTCAAAACCGTATTCGCTTTATGCTGCACAAGTGAGTTATTTTTTAATGCGTTTTGATGTATATGTAGGAGCCGAAAATATTGGAAACTTCACTCAGCACAATCCTATTATCGATGCAGAAAGTCCATTCAGTAGCAGCTTCGATGCATCGCTTGTGTGGGGGCCATTAATGGGCCGATTAATGTATATAGGGTTTAGATGGAAACCCTTTTCTTCAAAAAAATAA
- a CDS encoding heavy-metal-associated domain-containing protein, with amino-acid sequence MNPLKNQTMLKRIFLFVLLSFSLGVLAQNKKNEVIKIKTSAECEQCKKRLESNLIYTKGVKFCKLDVPSKVLTVTYNPEKTSPANIRLAISQLGYDADELKADALEYEKLPECCKKGGTDHK; translated from the coding sequence ATGAACCCTTTAAAAAATCAAACTATGCTAAAGAGAATTTTCCTGTTCGTGCTGCTTTCCTTTTCATTAGGAGTATTGGCACAAAATAAAAAGAATGAAGTCATCAAAATTAAAACATCTGCAGAGTGCGAGCAATGCAAAAAAAGACTTGAATCCAACTTGATTTATACTAAAGGAGTTAAGTTTTGCAAACTAGATGTGCCTTCAAAAGTACTTACGGTTACTTATAATCCCGAAAAAACAAGTCCCGCGAATATTCGTTTAGCGATAAGTCAATTGGGATATGATGCCGATGAGCTAAAAGCAGACGCGCTGGAATATGAGAAGTTGCCCGAATGTTGTAAAAAAGGAGGAACAGATCATAAATAA
- a CDS encoding T9SS type A sorting domain-containing protein, whose product MKAIQIKILILTLIVSNAFGQGRKNNWLVGYNSGTSPVTTCERAKISFNTGSTVIQPQTTRKINFLATEGNISDRSGNLLFSSNGVWIADAFGDTMQNGTGLNPGPMVNSMSNSYCLNLLNANLIIPYPGDSLKYILFHTVGNYNASLSATELFYTVIDMNLNGGLGGVIAKNQIAFNDTLMWSISAVKHANGRDWWVLMVKDNSDIIYKVLVTPFGIQNVSSQSMGGVLNYKNSVGQSCFSPDGKKFAYSSGYVDMTGGIHYITDVRVFDFDRCSGSITNYHLFSTSNFEAAGGVCFSSSSRYLYVSTVAHVFQIDANAISPTVDTVAVNDGYYSPIPPFQSDFFLQYLAEDGRIYITSGNSVIDFHYINKPDSAGPTCDVRQHALHLPCFGWRSIPNHPNYELGADSGSVCDTLQLGIMNAEFQIQNEVIRINPNPASDYFYINYNLTVNDIALFVLYDAYGKEVLRRNLYGAMHTLLVNYLELENGVYYYTVLLSNKIVDRGKVAVVR is encoded by the coding sequence ATGAAAGCAATTCAAATAAAAATTCTAATACTCACCTTAATTGTTTCCAATGCTTTTGGACAAGGTAGAAAGAATAATTGGCTAGTTGGTTACAATTCCGGTACTAGCCCGGTTACAACTTGCGAGCGTGCCAAAATTTCATTCAATACCGGCAGCACAGTAATTCAACCGCAAACTACACGTAAAATAAATTTTTTAGCAACAGAGGGAAATATATCTGACAGGAGCGGTAATCTGCTCTTTAGTAGTAATGGTGTATGGATAGCAGATGCCTTTGGTGACACCATGCAAAATGGAACAGGATTAAACCCGGGGCCGATGGTAAATTCTATGTCAAACAGTTATTGTTTGAATCTATTGAATGCCAATTTAATAATTCCCTACCCCGGTGACTCATTAAAGTACATTCTTTTTCACACAGTAGGAAATTACAACGCCTCATTATCTGCTACCGAACTTTTCTACACGGTAATAGATATGAACCTAAATGGAGGCTTAGGGGGTGTGATTGCAAAAAATCAGATTGCTTTTAATGATACCTTAATGTGGAGTATTTCTGCCGTAAAACATGCTAATGGTAGAGATTGGTGGGTACTTATGGTGAAAGACAATTCTGACATTATATATAAAGTATTAGTCACACCGTTTGGTATTCAAAATGTCAGCAGTCAATCTATGGGAGGGGTGTTAAACTATAAAAATAGTGTGGGACAAAGTTGCTTTTCTCCTGACGGTAAAAAATTCGCATACTCAAGTGGTTACGTTGACATGACGGGTGGAATTCACTATATTACTGATGTAAGAGTATTTGATTTTGATCGGTGCTCTGGAAGCATTACAAACTACCATCTTTTTTCAACAAGTAATTTTGAAGCCGCCGGGGGTGTTTGCTTTTCCTCTAGTTCAAGGTATTTATATGTTTCCACGGTTGCCCATGTTTTTCAAATTGATGCAAATGCCATTAGCCCAACAGTTGACACTGTCGCAGTAAATGATGGCTATTATTCACCTATCCCACCATTCCAATCAGATTTTTTTCTTCAATACTTAGCTGAAGATGGAAGAATATATATAACTTCTGGGAATAGCGTAATTGATTTTCACTATATTAATAAGCCTGATAGTGCAGGACCTACTTGCGATGTGCGGCAACATGCATTGCATTTACCTTGTTTCGGTTGGAGATCAATTCCTAACCATCCTAATTATGAGCTAGGTGCAGATAGTGGTAGTGTCTGCGATACATTACAATTGGGTATTATGAATGCTGAATTCCAAATTCAGAATGAAGTTATTCGCATTAATCCTAATCCTGCTTCGGATTATTTTTACATTAATTACAACTTGACTGTTAATGATATTGCCCTGTTTGTACTTTATGATGCTTATGGTAAAGAAGTGTTGCGCAGAAATCTTTATGGAGCAATGCACACCCTATTGGTAAATTATTTAGAACTCGAAAACGGAGTGTATTATTATACAGTATTGTTAAGTAACAAAATTGTGGATAGAGGCAAGGTTGCGGTGGTGAGGTAG
- a CDS encoding aldehyde dehydrogenase family protein has product MSNTVLEKKSGIAKSLETLGIKALNFGASTGLNHVHTKGKQIDSYSPVNGELIASVNAATPEDYERTLKTAEEAFKVWRMIPAPKRGEMVRQMGEQFRKYKNELGELVSYEMGKSLQEGKGEVQEMIDICDFAVGLSRQLYGLTMHSERPLHRMYEQYHPLGIVGVISAFNFPVAVWSWNAAIAWVCGDVCVWKPSSKTPLCAIACQNIIAEVLKNNNVPEGVSCVLIGNAVGDLLNNDKRVPLVSFTGSTRIGRRVSSLVAERFGKTILELGGNNAIIVSEHADMKLLVPGVVFGAVGTAGQRCTSTRRLIVHESVYDKTLESLKKAYSQLRMGNPLDEKNHVGPLIDKAAVADFTAAIEDAKKDGGKVLCGGNLMEGAGYESGCYVNPCIIEVKNNIKKVCEETFAPILYVMKYKTLDEAIALQNGVPQGLSSAIFTTNMREMENFLSVQGSDCGIANVNIGTSGAEIGGAFGGEKETGGGRESGSDAWKAYMRRQTNTINYSTSLPLAQGIKFDF; this is encoded by the coding sequence ATGAGCAACACTGTTTTAGAAAAAAAATCAGGCATCGCCAAAAGCCTTGAAACACTTGGCATCAAAGCCCTTAATTTTGGTGCCTCAACGGGCTTAAATCATGTACATACAAAAGGAAAACAAATTGATTCATACTCTCCTGTAAATGGGGAATTAATTGCCAGCGTAAATGCAGCAACCCCCGAAGATTACGAACGTACCCTTAAAACAGCCGAAGAAGCATTTAAGGTATGGCGCATGATTCCTGCACCCAAAAGAGGTGAAATGGTGCGTCAAATGGGCGAGCAATTTCGAAAATACAAAAACGAATTGGGCGAACTGGTTTCCTACGAAATGGGAAAAAGCTTGCAAGAAGGTAAAGGCGAAGTGCAAGAAATGATTGACATCTGTGATTTTGCGGTAGGATTATCACGTCAACTATACGGATTAACAATGCACAGCGAACGCCCTTTGCACCGCATGTACGAGCAATATCATCCGCTTGGAATTGTGGGTGTAATATCTGCTTTTAACTTCCCTGTGGCAGTTTGGAGCTGGAATGCAGCTATTGCCTGGGTTTGTGGCGATGTGTGTGTGTGGAAGCCTAGTTCTAAAACACCACTTTGTGCCATTGCTTGTCAAAATATTATAGCCGAAGTGCTTAAAAACAATAACGTTCCCGAAGGAGTGAGCTGTGTGTTAATTGGCAATGCGGTTGGCGATTTATTGAACAACGACAAACGCGTACCTTTAGTTTCCTTTACAGGCTCCACGCGAATTGGTAGAAGAGTATCCTCGCTAGTTGCCGAACGTTTTGGAAAAACAATCTTGGAACTCGGCGGTAACAATGCCATCATCGTTTCGGAACATGCTGATATGAAATTATTGGTTCCTGGTGTTGTGTTTGGTGCCGTGGGAACTGCCGGTCAACGCTGCACTTCCACTCGTCGCTTAATTGTTCACGAAAGTGTTTATGATAAGACCTTAGAGTCGCTTAAAAAGGCTTATTCTCAATTGCGCATGGGCAATCCCTTAGATGAAAAAAATCACGTGGGTCCCTTAATCGACAAAGCAGCTGTGGCTGATTTTACTGCTGCTATTGAAGATGCAAAAAAAGATGGAGGAAAAGTGCTCTGTGGCGGAAACCTTATGGAAGGTGCCGGATACGAGTCGGGATGCTATGTAAATCCATGCATTATTGAAGTTAAAAACAACATCAAAAAAGTGTGCGAAGAAACCTTTGCTCCTATTTTGTATGTGATGAAATATAAAACATTGGACGAAGCTATTGCCCTTCAAAATGGCGTTCCACAAGGTTTATCTTCAGCAATTTTCACTACCAACATGCGCGAAATGGAAAATTTTCTTTCGGTACAAGGCAGCGATTGCGGAATTGCCAACGTTAACATTGGAACTTCCGGTGCCGAAATTGGCGGTGCTTTTGGCGGAGAAAAAGAAACCGGTGGTGGCAGAGAAAGCGGAAGTGATGCTTGGAAAGCTTACATGCGCCGACAAACAAACACCATCAATTACAGCACAAGTTTACCTTTGGCACAAGGCATTAAATTTGATTTTTAA
- a CDS encoding relaxase/mobilization nuclease domain-containing protein — MIVKVKSFKRPSFKKLLEYMLHDNARLFDEKDKSFVLTHNLKGDDIEKWVNQFKENETHRLRKRKDSVILTHEILSWHRDDAKNISLDKMQEMAREYIQKRNPKGMYVAVPHFDKEHYHIHICASGVEYRAGNAMRMSKSDFGKLKKEIQNYQIEHFPELLKSIVAHGKRERGKASDREYNYKLRTGRDTEKEQVIGMLKTCYKKANSRDTFYQLLNECGLKTYDRGGKTTGIIFGRNKFRFNRIGFTEDRIEMLNIMHNKQRELRELRGNSKDRVRNINR, encoded by the coding sequence ATGATTGTCAAAGTAAAATCCTTTAAGCGACCAAGCTTTAAGAAACTACTGGAGTATATGCTCCATGACAATGCTCGACTATTTGATGAAAAGGATAAAAGCTTTGTTCTAACACACAATTTAAAAGGAGATGATATTGAAAAATGGGTAAATCAGTTTAAAGAAAATGAAACCCATCGCTTACGAAAAAGAAAGGATTCAGTAATTCTCACCCATGAGATACTCTCTTGGCACAGAGATGATGCAAAGAACATTTCCTTAGACAAGATGCAGGAAATGGCAAGGGAATACATTCAGAAAAGAAATCCCAAAGGAATGTATGTTGCAGTTCCGCATTTCGACAAAGAACATTATCACATTCATATCTGTGCTTCCGGTGTTGAATATCGAGCAGGAAATGCAATGCGAATGTCCAAATCAGATTTTGGAAAACTCAAGAAGGAAATACAGAATTATCAGATTGAGCATTTTCCGGAATTATTAAAATCAATTGTAGCTCATGGAAAAAGAGAAAGGGGAAAAGCAAGCGACAGGGAATACAACTACAAGCTAAGAACGGGAAGAGATACAGAAAAGGAGCAAGTAATCGGAATGCTTAAAACCTGTTACAAGAAAGCAAATTCAAGAGATACTTTTTATCAATTACTTAATGAGTGCGGGCTAAAAACTTATGATAGAGGTGGTAAAACAACTGGAATAATCTTCGGAAGAAACAAATTTCGTTTTAACCGAATTGGCTTTACAGAAGATAGAATTGAAATGCTAAACATAATGCACAACAAGCAAAGGGAATTAAGGGAATTAAGAGGCAACTCTAAAGACAGAGTGCGAAACATTAATCGTTAA
- a CDS encoding DUF1738 domain-containing protein, which produces MTNTQQNQPNTTKDIYQIVTNHIIEKLERKIVPWQQPWTDSGLPRNLVSKKPYKGINVWLLNSLNYSQNYFLTFNQIKELGGSVKKGEKSQMVVFWKWLEKEAEKTKEVKKTPLLKYYTVFNIDQCTGIPKEKLPVKEEKQNNPIEACEKVINEMPKKPIIKHDEQRAFYHTGQDYVNMPKLETFVNSERYYGTLFHELVHATGHSERLNRKELLEQKGPQTRDYAIEELTAEMGASYLKSYTGIPHQNFEDNIAYIQHWLEKLKKDKKFIVHASGQAQKAVDYILGVNMEFPNKSIPELPEDKELESDKVKGLKSIREKRASTRQIAIHSRH; this is translated from the coding sequence ATGACTAATACTCAACAAAATCAACCAAACACAACTAAAGATATATATCAAATAGTTACCAATCACATCATAGAAAAACTTGAAAGGAAAATTGTTCCATGGCAACAACCATGGACAGATTCAGGATTACCAAGGAATTTAGTATCAAAGAAGCCATACAAAGGAATTAATGTTTGGCTTTTAAATTCCTTGAATTATTCCCAAAACTATTTCTTGACCTTCAATCAAATCAAGGAATTGGGAGGCTCAGTAAAGAAAGGAGAAAAGTCACAAATGGTGGTTTTTTGGAAGTGGCTTGAAAAGGAAGCTGAGAAAACTAAGGAAGTGAAGAAAACTCCATTACTCAAATACTACACAGTTTTTAATATTGATCAATGCACAGGAATTCCGAAAGAAAAATTGCCAGTTAAGGAAGAAAAACAGAACAATCCAATTGAAGCTTGTGAAAAAGTTATTAATGAAATGCCTAAAAAACCAATCATCAAACACGATGAACAAAGAGCGTTTTACCATACAGGGCAGGATTATGTGAATATGCCTAAGCTTGAAACATTTGTTAATAGTGAAAGATATTACGGAACGCTTTTTCATGAATTGGTTCACGCAACTGGACACAGTGAAAGGCTTAACAGAAAGGAATTGCTGGAACAAAAAGGCCCACAAACAAGAGATTATGCCATAGAAGAACTTACCGCAGAAATGGGAGCTTCATATCTGAAATCTTACACCGGAATCCCACATCAAAATTTTGAAGATAACATCGCTTACATACAACACTGGCTTGAGAAATTAAAGAAGGACAAGAAATTTATTGTTCATGCGAGTGGACAAGCACAGAAGGCTGTGGATTATATTTTAGGCGTAAATATGGAGTTTCCAAATAAATCAATCCCTGAATTGCCAGAAGATAAGGAATTGGAAAGTGATAAAGTTAAAGGGCTAAAATCAATAAGAGAAAAAAGAGCTTCCACTCGCCAAATTGCAATCCACAGCAGACATTAG